A genomic stretch from Pieris napi chromosome 18, ilPieNapi1.2, whole genome shotgun sequence includes:
- the LOC125058933 gene encoding uncharacterized protein LOC125058933 produces MGNKRKKYSCSRNAKSAANARQSKRRKINEEKNQRTHESPDNNDSCVDSKNNNRDNELFDALISDLEKIDEKKQNIHLEETANIEEFELEVEPQKHIIPPYQIIGRRIVDFMYFFDQIKIVANHNPGLGCSISNVEIVKEILNGLESTIHFKCTMCNKKFNVTLCNNNFPKEMTTNHAAVTVCK; encoded by the exons ATGGGTAACAAACGCAAAAAATATAGTTGCAGTAGAAATGCGAAGTCTGCAGCGAACGCCAGGCAATcaaaaag GAGAAAGATTAACGAGGAAAAAAACCAACGTACTCATGAATCTCCTGACAATAACGACTCCTGTGTtgattcaaaaaataataatcgtgACAAT gaatTATTTGATGCACTCATATCGGATCTGGAAAAAATAGAtgagaaaaaacaaaatatacatttagaaGAAACGGCAAATATTGAAGAGTTTGAATTG GAAGTGGAGCCACAAAAACATATCATTCCTCCATATCAAATTATAGGAAGAAGGATTGTTGATTTCATGTATTTCTTTGATCAAATCAAAATCGTAGCTAACCATAATCCTGGACTCGGTTGTTCAATAAGTAATGTTGAAATTGTCAAAGAAATACTTAATGGCTTAGAATCGACAATCCACTTCAAATGTACAATGTGTAACAAGAAATTTAATGTCACACtatgcaataataattttccaaAAGAGATGACCACAAACCATGCTGCAGTGActgtttgtaaataa